AATGCCGGCAACCTGGCCCGTGTATTGGGAAAGGCATGCGTTTGGCCGGTATCACAAAACGCGCTACCTTACATACGCTGAGGCACGGTTATGCCACGCACTTGTTGGAAGCGGGAACGGATTTACGGTATATCCAGGAGTTGTCCGGGTATAAGAGCAGCAGGACTCCGG
This sequence is a window from Flavobacteriales bacterium. Protein-coding genes within it:
- a CDS encoding tyrosine-type recombinase/integrase — protein: MRLAGITKRATLHTLRHGYATHLLEAGTDLRYIQELSGYKSSRTPEIYTYVSTKEWGRIKNPFDHLKPDEKHDEPPT